One segment of Gadus chalcogrammus isolate NIFS_2021 chromosome 8, NIFS_Gcha_1.0, whole genome shotgun sequence DNA contains the following:
- the fem1a gene encoding protein fem-1 homolog A, producing the protein MDLTTTVFNAARDGKLKLIQKLLSNKTPEELEALAEEKTQGGTPLLIASRYGHLEVVGYLLEQCKANVELGGSVNFDGETIEGAPPLWAASAAGHLPVVRALLRRGASVNNATLTNSTPLRAACFDGHLEIVRYLVEHSADMEVANRHGHTCLMISCYKGHKDIAKFLLDRGADVNRKSVKGNTALHDCAESGSLDIMKMLLKCNARMERDGYGMTPLLAASVTGHTNIVEYLAHQPRSVREERIDALELLGATFVDKKRDLLGAMRYWRRAMELRQPLDKAALLAKPLPRPPISAYNCAQEVTTADELEALITDPDEMRMQALLVRERILGPSHPDTSYYIRYRGAVYADSGNFERCISLWKYALDMQQSNLDPLSPMTASSFLSFAELFSFVLQDRAKGTLATRITFHDLMCVLGKSVREVERAVAQRDHPPEAPQFTKALSIILHLVFLLEKLECTAEQEHQKKQTVYRLLKLNPRGRGGSTPLHMAVDKDTTSVGRYPVGRFPSQAVASLLLECGADIDSRDLDNNTPLHVAAANGCPKIMALLVSAGAHFDATNAKRKAAYELLEEQSSPGHPALCPLNYITLQCLAARAVERHRLPYKGLISEEMEAFIELH; encoded by the coding sequence ATGGATTTAACGACGACCGTGTTCAACGCGGCCAGAGATGGTAAGCTGAAACTTATACAGAAGTTGCTGAGCAACAAAACTCCAGAGGAGTTGGAGGCTCTAGCTGAGGAGAAAACCCAGGGGGGAACCCCTCTGTTGATCGCCTCTCGATACGGACATTTAGAAGTGGTGGGATACCTCCTAGAACAATGTAAGGCTAATGTTGAACTGGGAGGGTCTGTCAATTTTGACGGCGAGACCATCGAGGGAGCGCCGCCGCTGTGGGCGGCCTCTGCCGCCGGCCACCTCCCTGTGGTCAGGGCGCTGCTGAGGCGCGGTGCCTCGGTCAACAACGCAACGCTGACCAACTCGACCCCACTACGAGCCGCCTGTTTCGACGGTCACCTCGAGATCGTCCGGTACTTGGTGGAACACAGCGCTGACATGGAGGTGGCCAACCGCCACGGCCACACATGCCTTATGATATCGTGCTATAAGGGTCACAAAGATATAGCCAAGTTCCTCCTAGATCGCGGTGCTGACGTCAACCGCAAAAGCGTCAAAGGCAACACTGCCCTCCACGACTGTGCCGAATCAGGAAGTTTGGACATCATGAAGATGCTGTTGAAATGTAATGCGCGCATGGAAAGAGATGGATACGGAATGACACCGCTGCTGGCTGCCAGTGTGACGGGTCACACTAACATCGTTGAGTACCTCGCCCATCAACCTCGCTCTGTAAGGGAAGAACGAATCGATGCACTTGAACTGCTTGGGGCCACTTTTGTAGACAAAAAACGAGATCTCCTCGGAGCAATGAGATACTGGAGGCGGGCCATGGAGTTAAGGCAACCCCTAGACAAAGCAGCTTTATTAGCCAAACCCCTGCCCAGACCTCCAATCTCTGCGTACAACTGTGCCCAGGAAGTGACCACTGCGGACGAGCTGGAGGCTCTTATAACAGACCCGGATGAGATGCGGATGCAGGCCTTACTGGTCCGTGAGCGCATTCTGGGCCCGTCTCACCCCGACACCTCTTACTACATCCGCTACAGAGGAGCCGTCTACGCCGACTCGGGAAACTTTGAGCGCTGCATCAGCCTGTGGAAGTACGCCCTTGACATGCAGCAGAGCAACCTGGACCCCCTCAGTCCCATGACGGCTTCCAGCTTCTTATCCTTCGCAGAGCTCTTCTCCTTCGTCCTCCAGGACCGCGCCAAGGGCACCCTGGCGACGCGCATCACCTTCCACGACCTGATGTGCGTCCTGGGCAAGAGCGTGCGGGAGGTGGAGCGGGCGGTGGCCCAGAGGGACCACCCGCCGGAGGCGCCGCAGTTCACCAAGGCGCTGTCCATCATCCTGCACCTGGTCTTCCTGCTGGAGAAGCTGGAGTGCACGGCGGAGCAGGAGCACCAGAAGAAGCAGACGGTGTATCGGCTGCTGAAGCTCAACCCGCGCGGCCGCGGCGGCTCCACGCCCCTGCACATGGCCGTGGACAAGGACACCACGTCCGTGGGCCGCTACCCCGTGGGCCGCTTCCCCTCGCAGGCCGTCGCCTCGCTGCTGCTGGAGTGCGGAGCCGACATCGACTCGCGAGACCTGGACAACAACACGCCGCTGCACGTGGCCGCCGCCAACGGCTGCCCCAAGATCATGGCGCTGCTCGTGAGCGCCGGGGCGCACTTTGACGCCACGAACGCAAAGCGGAAGGCGGCCTACGAGttgctggaggagcagagcagcCCTGGCCACCCGGCGCTCTGCCCCTTGAACTACATCACCCTCCAGTGCCTGGCAGCGCGGGCGGTGGAGAGGCACAGACTGCCCTACAAGGGGCTTATCTCGGAGGAGATGGAGGCTTTCATTGAGCTGCACTGA
- the LOC130387902 gene encoding C2 calcium-dependent domain-containing protein 4C-like, with the protein MWLLDKLRRSVDGSGSQSHPSQSQEAIPISVYTNVLTPNRIPDFFIPPKILCCPPEAAEPLTPELKRRSTLPCSTLPCSTSDQVICSQSPRGRGSRMPSSPQLLSRLAGDTRSLLKSANRHIIQIESADEPGGDELGVAGRLGAGSGDANTNADPQSQSAMSLPYVPKAQTSYGFSTLVESPHTRRKESLFHSDPNSPITSPNAQRRQGGSHLSPANPNPYRYFSGGDTSDTCSSAESSPFTSPLLTRSASLIRSLTQETKIKMSRAKRTLGRHSSLSTDECSSADNSPSVQRRRLRCPNSPAFRGLKGSGSRGAGPEMLQRQHTVNLHKGGTLRLSTHYDAEASMLRVRVLTAEELYDRQTDIKSINCCVALYLNPGKKQKQRSTIIKNSRNPVFNEDFFFDGLSPAQVKSLAIKMKVVNKGTSLKRDLLLGEREVLLSELLSGN; encoded by the exons ATGTGGCTGTTGGACAAACTCCGCCGGTCCGTAGATGGCAGCGGGTCCCAGTCCCATCCCTCGCAGTCCCAAGAGGCCATCCCCATCTCTGTGTACACCAACGTCCTGACGCCCAACCGGATTCCCGACTTCTTCATCCCGCCCAAGATCCTGTGCTGCCCCCCGGAGGCGGCCGAGCCCCTCACCCCGGAGCTGAAGCGGCGCTCCACCCTGCCGTGCTCCACCCTGCCGTGCTCCACCTCCGACCAGGTCATCTGCAGCCAGAGCCCGCGGGGCCGGGGCAGCCGGATGCCCAGCAGCCCCCAGCTGCTGTCCCGCCTGGCGGGGGACACTCGCAGCCTGCTGAAGTCGGCCAACCGCCACATCATCCAGATAGAGAGCGCCGACGAGCCGGGGGGCGACGAGCTGGGTGTCGCCGGGCGCCTCGGGGCGGGCAGCGGGGACGCCAACACCAACGCCGACCCCCAGTCGCAGAGCGCCATGTCCCTGCCCTACGTGCCCAAGGCCCAGACCTCCTACGGCTTCTCCACCCTGGTGGAGTCGCCCCACACCCGCCGCAAGGAGAGCCTGTTCCACAGCGACCCCAACAGCCCCATCACCTCGCCCAACGCCCAGCGCCGCCAAGGGGGCAGCCACCTGTCCCCCgccaaccccaacccctaccgCTACTTCAGCGGCGGGGACACCAGTGACACCTGCTCCTCGGCCGAGTCCTCCCCGTTCACCTCGCCCCTCCTCACCCGCTCCGCCTCCCTCATTCGCTCCCTTACCCAGGAGACCAAAATTAAG ATGTCTCGCGCCAAGCGCACCTTGGGCCGCCACAGCTCTCTCTCCACGGACGAGTGCAGCTCGGCCGACAACAGCCCCAGCGTGCAGCGGCGCCGGCTGCGGTGCCCCAACTCCCCGGCCTTCCGCGGCCTGAAAGGCTCCGGGTCCCGCGGCGCAGGACCGGAGATGCTGCAGCGCCAGCACACGGTCAACCTCCACAAGGGGGGCACGCTGCGGCTCAGCACCCACTACGACGCCGAGGCCTCCATGCTGCGGGTGCGCGTGCTGACGGCAGAGGAGCTCTACGACCGGCAGACGGACATTAAGAGCATCAACTGCTGCGTGGCGCTCTACCTGAACCCGGGCAAGAAGCAAAAGCAGCGCAGCACCATCATCAAAAACAGCCGGAACCCCGTGTTCAACGAGGACTTCTTCTTCGACGGGCTGAGCCCGGCCCAGGTGAAGAGCCTGGCCATCAAGATGAAGGTGGTGAACAAGGGGACGAGCCTGAAGAGAGACCTTCTCCTCGGGGAGAGGGAAGTGTTACTGAGTGAGCTGCTGTCGGGCAACTAG
- the LOC130387538 gene encoding uncharacterized protein LOC130387538: MPLTKSSTHFWSDEESRFMLNQVKDLNILKFMDGRKTRNGYLFKRMSTRMAEAGFIRTPEQIRIKWKNIRQAYNNAKQNNSSGQERVSCPFYSILDDLLGKRTLSNSAGQQGLDVGFEAANQVKITEIREEIKTELGEEIEKEMGEEIKTEMEEEIQAEMGEETSTEMRDLEETMGSTTQQREDDSPSTSTESTRRIPPLQKNSELPGTSAQAPGRRMQRHTRDVDVISQHMAEMREFWREQLKESDAWQERLLTTIMDNNTTMVAALLEGIKSLRPPAPLSPRVCQVVVNREEESDEAVDGL, encoded by the exons ATGCCTTTGACGAAATCATCAACTCACTTCTGGTCGGACGAGGAGTCCCGGTTCATGCTGAACCAAGTAAAAGAtctgaatattttaaaatttATGGATGGGCGCAAGACGAGGAACGGATATCTGTTCAAAAGGATGTCCACTAGGATGGCAGAAGCCGGCTTCATCCGGACGCCGGAGCAGATCAGAATAAAATGGAAAAACATACGGCAGGCATACAATAACGCCAAGCAGAACAACTCAAGTGGACAAGAGCGGGTCAGTTGTCCGTTCTACAGCATTCTGGATGATCTTCTAGGGAAGCGAACTCTGTCGAACTCTGCCGGACAACAAGGGTTGGATGTCGGTTTCGAGGCAGCCAACCAAG TAAAAATAACGGAGATCAGGGAAGAAATAAAAACGGAGTTGGGGGAAGAAATCGAAAAGGAGATGGGGGAAGAAATAAAAACGGAGATGGAGGAAGAAATCCAAGCTGAGATGGGGGAAGAAACATCAACAGAGATGAGGGACCTCGAAGAAACAATGGGCAGCACCACACAGCAGCGCGAAGATGACTCTCCAAGCACGTCAACTGAAAGCACGAGGAGAATTCCCCCACTTCAGAAAAACTCTGAGTTACCTG GCACAAGTGCCCAGGCGCCCGGTCGGAGGATGCAACGGCATACAAGGGATGTCGACGTAATTAGCCAACACATGGCTGAAATGAGGGAGTTCTGGAGAGAGCAGCTGAAGGAAAGCGATGCTTGGCAGGAGCGATTGCTGACCACCATtatggacaacaacacaaccatgGTTGCAGCGCTTTTGGAGGGAATCAAGAGCTTGAGGCCACCGGCACCCCTATCTCCACGTGTGTGTCAGGTGGTTGTAAACCGTGAAGAGGAGAGTGATGAGGCTGTTGATGGGCTCTAA
- the LOC130387537 gene encoding ephrin type-A receptor 4-like, protein MKLLVPAHRANWKQRTRSFSAAAPMAFYGRDLCRLLSFLIWITSAVSTPRTRIYPPNEVTLLDTRTVPGELKWEASPLDGGWEEVSIMDEKNIPIRTYQVCNVLEPSQNNWLRTDWIPRSGAQRVYVEVKFTLRDCNSLPGVTGTCKETFNLYYHESNDDREGYIKESSFIKVDTVAADESFTQVDVGDRIMKLNTEVRDVKVTTRKGFYLAFQDVGACIALVSVRVFYKTCPLTVRNLATFPDTVTGADTSSLVEVRGSCVNQSEEKEEPKMYCGADGEWLVPIGGCVCSPGYEERGGGCQGKAEIFL, encoded by the exons ATGAAGCTGCTTGTCCCCGCGCACAGAGCCAACTGGAAGCAGCGCACACGCTCTTTTTCCGCGGCTGCCCCAATGGCTTTTTATGGCAGGGATTTATGCAGATTGCTGTCTTTCTTGATATGGATCACATCTGCAGTTTCGACACCAAGAACACGGATTTATCCACCCAATGAAG TGACTCTGTTGGATACCAGGACAGTGCCAGGAGAGCTGAAGTGGGAAGCGAGTCCTTTAGATGGAGGG tGGGAGGAGGTGAGCATCATGGACGAGAAGAACATCCCGATCAGAACCTACCAGGTGTGCAACGTCCTGGAGCCCAGCCAGAACAACTGGCTGAGGACGGACTGGATCCCCCGCTCCGGGGCCCAGCGGGTCTACGTGGAGGTCAAGTTCACCCTCAGGGACTGCAACAGCCTGCCCGGGGTCACCGGCACCTGCAAG GAGACCTTCAATCTGTACTACCACGAGTCGAACGACGACAGAGAGGGCTACATCAAAGAGAGCAGCTTCATCAAGGTGGACACTGTCGCCGCGGACGAGAGCTTCACTCAG GTGGACGTTGGCGATCGCATCATGAAGCTGAACACTGAGGTGCGCGACGTCAAGGTCACGACCCGGAAGGGcttctacctggccttccaggACGTGGGCGCCTGCATCGCCCTGGTGTCCGTCAGGGTCTTCTACAAGACCTGCCCGCTCACCGTCCGCAACCTGGCCACCTTCCCGGACACCGTCACCGGGGCCGACACCTCCTCGTTAGTGGAGGTCAGGGGGTCTTGcgtcaaccaatcagaggagaaggaggagccaaAGATGTACTGTGGTGCTGATGGAGAGTGGCTGGTTCCTattggtggatgtgtgtgtagccCGGGATACGAGGAACGGGGAGGCGGCTGCCAGGGTAAGGCTGAGATATTTTTGTAA